The genomic DNA ACTGTTACAAATAAGGAAGAAACGAATAGGTTTAAATAGGAAGCaacataaaataaaccaaatttgATACCGGAATATTCGGTTTGATAACCCGCTATTAGTTCTTCTTCCGCTTCTGGTAAATCAAAAGGTAATCTTTCACATTCTGCTAGGGAAGAGATTAGAAAAACGAGGAAACCCATAGGTTGCCGCCACAAATTCCATCCCCAAAAACCATATTTGGATTGTGCATCAACTATATCAACTGTACTTAAACTGTTAGATAATCCTAGTCGGTGATGACATTACTGTTACCATCTCTATTACAGAACCGTACATGAGATTTTCATCTCATACGGCTCCTTTAAagccttaaaaaaatataagaacccGGCCAATTATTTCTCCCTTGATATATCCCTAAGATAGATAAGATTCTATTTTCTCGGACGGTTCTGAATTAGACCCATGGAATTCTGTctgttctaaaaaaaatttttaaatgaatacacacttatttaaaaaataaaaacatttgcacatttattgaatttctttagataaataaaaaatacaaaaggtaCTTCTGAATTGATCTCAtcctttaaaaaattcaaaattaaatttgttgagtaataacttaatttcatttttgcataaaatactcttttaaaattatcaagaaCTCCCACATCATTTTCGATTCCGAAAAATAATTAGatgttctttttttaaattatgattatcTCCATAAATATGGAGTATataagacaaaaaagaaaaaggagatcaCTTTTACCTCTTATCTTATTCCTTTTTGTGCAAGCAAAAGGGGActtcaaaaaattaaaggatTATTTCGTTCCTGATAGTTATTTATTCAATCAATGGATGGAAGTATACTCTAGATCGGAATTGGGGGGAGTACTGCCTTATTTTTTCTACCAACTTCAAGTCCCCATtagtattctttttatattatacataaattggataatttaaaaaagaaatatacgtTACTAATCTTTTGTGTATTTTGGTGTTTCTAGCcatccattaattttttttattatattaatgcctttttttaattttgttaatatatgtaTGCTAATTCATACaaatgatattgaaaatttgaaaaaggttGGTCTTTTGCGTCCGCTTCAAGACAGGATTACTAATCAACAAATCTTGGGAAAAACAACCACTTCTATAcatagaatataatatatagaatCTAATTCTAgaatttcattgattttttcaCCTTATTCTTATACATAGAAAATTAGACTCAATATTTTTACTGCAATTTGAAATCATCATACTTTCTCTATAAGTAATAGAGtattctataaattatattcaaaaaaaGCTGTTTTATTGCACTCATATAActatctgattcaattattcaaTCCAAATgcgaaaagaatatatatatattctttatagATTCTTTTTGTACTTTAAATATAAGGAGAGGCTTATAAGAAATAGtatcaaaaaatttatgtctcaaCGAAGCACACATAGAGATATCGATAACACACATAGAGTTAATGGTATTTCATAACTAATTGATTGAGCAGCTGCTCGTAGACCACCCAAAaaggaatatttattatttgaccCATATCCTGACATAAGAAGTCCAATGGGGGCAATACTCGAAATAGCAATCCATAAAAAAACACCAATATTCAGATCAGATAAAACAAAGTTATAGCCAAAAGGAATTACTGAATAGCTTATTATAATGGATATGACTGAGATAGATGGGCCGAAACTAAATAAACGAATATCTCCTCTAGATGGAATAAGATTctctttaaaaagtaattttgttCCGTCTGCTAGAGCTTGAAGAACTCCAAAAGGACCGGTGTATTCAGGTCCAATACGCTGTTGTATCCCTGCAGATATTTCTCTTTCTAACCATACAATTGCTAGTACACTTATAGTAATTcctaatatcaaaataaaaataggcaCAAATACCCAAAGAATTCCATATATCTCTTTCAAAAATTgcaatctgaaaaaaaaatgtatatcttGTATTTCTGTTAAATCAATTATCATTTCAACGATCAACTTCTCCCATAATAATATCTATGCTACCTAGTATTGTCATAATATCGGccaatttcattcttttaactAATTGAGGAAGAATTTGCAAATTTATAAAACCGGGCGGATGAATTTTCCATCTCCAAGGAAAACCATTTTGATCCCCTATTAGAAAAATCCCTAATTCTCCCTTGGGGGCTTCAACTCTTACATAAAGTTCTTGTTTTGGCAATTCAAAACTCGGAGAcgattttttactaataaatcGATACTCAAACTCATTCCATTCTGGCTCTTTTTCTCTATCAAAGCAGCGGATTTCTAAATTTTCATATGGACCGCCGGGAAGTCCTTCCAAAGCctgttgaataatttttatggATTCTATCATTTCACCAATTCGAACTAAATAACGAGCTAATGAATCTCCTTCTTTTTGCCATTGAACTTCCCAATGAAATTCTTCGTAACATTCATAATTATCCACTTTACGTAGATCCCATTGTATTCCGGAAGCCCGAAGCATCGGTCCTGATAAACCCCAATTAATAACTTCTTTTACATCAACAACACCGACGCCCTCAACCCGTTCTAAAAAAATAGGATTTCGCGTAATAAGTTTTTGATATTCAGCAAtacttgttaaaaaataatcgCAGAAATCATAACATTTATCTATCCAACCATAAGGTAGATCAGTCGCTACCCCTCCGATACGAAAAAAATTATGCATCATTCTCATACCTGTGGCAGCTTCAAATAGATCATATATTAATTCTCTTTCTctgaaaatatagaaaaaaggtGTTTGTGCACCAATATCTGCCATAAAAGGTCCTAGCCATAGTAGGTGAGAAGCTATACGGCTTAACTCCAACATTATTACTCGGATATAGCTGGCTCTTTTAGGTACTTGAATATTTCCCAACTGTTCTGGTCCATTTACAGTTATTGCTTCTGTGAACATTGTAGCTAAATAGTCCCAACGTGTTACATAAGGCAGATATTGTATAATTGTTCGGTTTTCCGCTATTTTTTCCATTCCTCTGTGTAAATAACCCAATATCGGTTCACAATCAATAACATCCTCACCATCTAGAGTAACAATAAGTCTAAGAACACCGTGCATTGATGGGTGGTGAGGCCCCATATTGACTATCATGAAGTCCTTTCTTTTCGTTGAGATATTCATAGGTTTTTGCTCgatttattcttttatgaatcgcttaaaaaaaaagttcatccaAATTCAAGATCTAATAAATcgaataattgaaaattactctTCAATTTAACGAATTTGTGACTGCCGAATATTAAActgattgattaattttttataccgtATTCCATCTTTCTTTGACAAATAAGACAGTAATCTTTGCCGTTTTCCCAAAATTTTACGTAAACCTGTTTGGGATGAGTAGTCTTTTCGGTGCAATTCAAAATGTGAAGTAAGTCTTCGTATTCTATTggtaaatttgaatatttgaaattcAACCAATCCcggtttttttccttttttttcttgtgaaatAACAGGTATAAATGACTTTtttaccataaaaaaataaaagtttttccTTCTCCTCgatttttatagatatttttattgatcAGTAATTAGAATGacactcatttttaattttttgatagaAATCCgaaatctaatttttttgataACTGAAATCAATCCAATTGAAATAGAGAATTTAAATAGATATAGTATAAAGGAGACtagtttgatatataaaaaagaattgtaTACATTacattagataaaaaaagataattttgttaatgctttttttttatgtatacatCATTGAATTAAAATCAATGCCATACCAAAATACGTGTATTTGTTTAACCTATGTATCTATCTATAGATAGATACATATgctaaatagaaaacaaaattagattaACGAATTTTCACACGCGGATACATATGTATCCTTACTATACTGAAACGGCTTCCATTATGGGTATTAAACCAATAACGATTTATACAAGCTAAATCTTCTAATCGATATTTTGGCCAaagaaaaattttgaaattcattagtttttttttctctttctcatttctttttttagtcaaaactttaaaacaattttggactttattttcattataaaatattgtgtttctatgcatactatttatattatttggatctaaacaAATTCTAATTCTCAACTCTCTACGACGTCTAGCAGATAAAATGTTTTCAGGAACAAGTAAATTAAATTTCtcgttttctttgttttctgttatcttttgatcttttgttcttgtaatgtatttatcaaaaaatttcttattaacatgaattttttctgagtattttttataaattttgcgTTTATTCTTATGAATTAATGAAAAACCCATcattttatacttaaaaaattgtttattattttttctagacAGGCGAACTGGTTCGATAACAAATAGTTCTTTTttcctaaatttattatttttctttttccttaagCCTGAAAGAGTTAAATTCGTCTGTTTTTGAATCATCATAATATCTAGACCTAGTTCTCCTCTTTGAATAGAGGCTAtagtaatttttcttaaatttgtcaATCTAATAAGGAGACAATATACTTTTacattgttaaatattttttgacctAAGAAATTTTTCCAGTTTAAAtggaaattcaaaaaatttcttactAAGAATTGAAGTTCTGCCTCCATATTGTTCTTGGGTTTTTTTTTCGATGTTCTAAaaacatctattttttttttctttctagtaATATTcttttcactaacatttttatttcctttagaatgtaaaaaaagagaatgtaaataaagtaattttattggTATAATTTGCGAGTTACCCctaaatgtattataaaatatcacAAATTTGGAAAAGAACCAAAATTCCGGATTGCATATGGAACGATTTAGTATTTTTCTATTGATTCCcgtccaatccaaatattttctatccggatttataataatagtatcTTCTGCTATATAAttcttgataaaaatattacttattctATCAAATAAgtcttttttatatgtattgtaattagaagaaatcattgtgtttttatttgattgaaaTAGGGATCTATATCGATAAATATATGAGTCTTTCTTATTtgcataattcataaaattataggATAAAAGATcgtatttatattgttttctaatttttttttttaatgggaTTCCTTGTTGTTCTTTGTAAAGAATTAATGGGCTTTTTCCATATGAATCCCATttggttaaatttttattttgagttacACCACATTTAGTGATTCTATTTCTCCATTTTTGTGATACTAATTTTGACCAGCTACTGTTAGATAAGttatattgataataattattctttaacCAATTTGTCCATTGATTTAGTTCAGAATTGAGCaggttattttgttttcttttagaatgaACTATTCCTTGTGCTCCAAAAAAAGAAtcctttatttcatttttcagaaaaaaaaaatttttattatattgaaaaagaagtcttaacttatatatgtttatgttaataattcgggtttgtaacaaatttaaaaatacatatggTTGTGACAAAAAGGAGacatcaaaataattatgtgaattcgcattcttattcttattattaaaatatttgtgtaattttaaaagaaagggaattatactttgatttgttttataACTTCTTTCTGTATTTGGTTCATTATCGTAAAgccatttatttaaaaatttttttgttgattcAAGAAAAAGTTGTAGCTGGATTTTCGGAATACAAATGATATATAGAAAGATatctatgtatatttttttcatcaaaaattgaaaaaaagaatgtGATTTTTTAGTTAAGCTAATATTTCTTCTTTGGAATATCTGCAAAATTTTTTTTTCGAATTCTATCCTTTtactatcataaatttttttcttcgaATGAATATTTGTCTCGGGAATTCCAAgtcctcttttcttttcttcttttttcattttttctatttttttaataactacttTTCTCTTAGTATTGAGATcctttatagatttttttttcaatgaaaaatttGTCGACTTTATCGATTGAATTGAAATGGTTGCTTCAGAAATCATTGAATTATTCTTCCAAattgttgaatattttttgttttcgcTCAATTCATCGAGTTTTGGGGGtttccttttaataaaaaaatattttaaatttaaaaattcttgtttttttttcgtgAGGAATACTAtactttttctaataatttcaaGAATACTTTGGATGATCCCTTTTGCTTTTTCTATTACGATATTTAGAAACAGTTTGAATTTTTCACTTAAAACTTTTAGAActagaaaagtgaaaaattcaaattttttcttttttttttttagttcttttaaaatGGGGTCGAAAAAGGAAAGTGGATTTTTCGTGGAACTAGAAAAAGGCAATTCAACTTCCATCCCCCAAACtgttaaaaaacaaaagttcttttttttctttgaattttttttgttttcattacaTCGTATTTTAGATTTATGCCAAGGTTTTAGACGAAaaggaaataatatttttatctgaaTCCCATCTGTTAGCCATTTTTGCGGAAACTCTCTTTCGGATAATTGAACGCCGTTATACGtgcatttaatatatatttctctCTTCCAATCCATATAATCTTCAGACCATTCTggaatttgaaaaaatagtatacgaattgtatttttaattattataaatgaagGTAATAGAATATATTTCCTAATAAAGCATTGGGTTATTAATAAAACACCTCTTATTACTTGAGCAAATATAATGCTATCCCAGGCTTCTGCTATTTCTATACGTTTTCTTTCTGcattttccttttttgcttcctcctctttttttttcggacttttttttgttttttcctctATAGAacctaaaatttgaaattctgtCTTTTTACGAATccaaatatttaacataaaaaatcttttcattgattttaaactatgaaaagaaaagaatattgatttttcaattttatccaaaaaaagcGGCGAATGCAcccttttttgaaaaaatttccaAGTAACTGTTTTCCGTCTTTGAGCACGGATAGATCCTTTGATTATGTCTCTTCGAAAATCCGATTGTTGGGAATAACGTCTTAAAGCCAATTCgtttttttgttcattattttcaGTATCTCCACGATCACGATAAgtcttgtattttttaaaaaatttatctttattagtCAAAATGACTACACGTTTGCCTTTTCTAGAACGAATTTGAGAATTATCTGCTTCAATTTTTCCACCTAGTTGTTCTAATTCGTCCATCAATTTGTATGA from Vigna unguiculata cultivar IT97K-499-35 unplaced genomic scaffold, ASM411807v1 contig_3, whole genome shotgun sequence includes the following:
- the LOC114171549 gene encoding uncharacterized protein LOC114171549; its protein translation is MNISTKRKDFMIVNMGPHHPSMHGVLRLIVTLDGEDVIDCEPILGYLHRGMEKIAENRTIIQYLPYVTRWDYLATMFTEAITVNGPEQLGNIQVPKRASYIRVIIMKLADIMTILEIQDIHFFFRLQFLKEIYGILWVFVPIFILILGITISVLAIVWLEREISAGIQQRIGPEYTGPFGVLQALADGTKLLFKENLIPSRGDIRLFSFGPSISVISIIISYSVIPFGYNFVLSDLNIGVFLWIAISSIAPIGLLMSGYGSNNKYSFLGGLRAAAQSISYEIPLTLCVLSISLCVLR